In Streptomyces sp. SN-593, a single genomic region encodes these proteins:
- a CDS encoding Bax inhibitor-1/YccA family protein → MKSSNPVLTGRGFTEGGAAAARPRDLTADQLEAAYARPSAGSARTGRMTIGDVVSRTSATLGVVVAGVLLGWFALPERYGLAVGAAVVAFVLAMVQAFRRTPSPALVLGYALFEGVFLGVLSRTYNEEWQGAPVQAVLGTAAVFCGMLLAYRTRLIRVTTRYRRIGLAVCVAFLIAIVVNLVFSAFGGGDTLGIRTGGLGIAFCVLGILLGAFFLSLDFQQVEEGVRDGVPQQHAWLAAFGLTLSLVWIYLELLRLVALLRD, encoded by the coding sequence ATGAAGAGCAGCAACCCCGTGCTGACCGGCCGCGGCTTCACCGAGGGCGGCGCGGCCGCCGCGCGGCCGCGGGACCTGACGGCGGACCAGTTGGAGGCGGCGTACGCCCGCCCGTCCGCCGGATCCGCGCGCACCGGCCGGATGACGATCGGTGACGTCGTCTCCCGCACCTCCGCGACGCTGGGCGTGGTGGTGGCCGGCGTGCTGCTCGGCTGGTTCGCGCTGCCCGAGCGGTACGGCCTGGCGGTCGGCGCCGCGGTCGTCGCCTTCGTGCTCGCGATGGTGCAGGCTTTCCGGCGGACCCCCTCGCCCGCGCTGGTCCTCGGCTACGCCCTCTTCGAAGGCGTCTTCCTGGGCGTTCTCAGCCGCACCTACAACGAGGAGTGGCAGGGCGCGCCGGTGCAGGCGGTGCTCGGCACCGCGGCCGTCTTCTGCGGGATGCTCCTGGCGTACCGGACCCGGCTGATCCGTGTCACCACGCGCTACCGCAGGATCGGGCTGGCGGTCTGCGTCGCCTTCCTGATCGCGATTGTGGTGAACCTGGTCTTCTCGGCCTTCGGCGGCGGCGACACGCTGGGCATCCGCACCGGGGGGCTGGGCATCGCCTTCTGCGTGCTGGGCATCCTGCTCGGCGCCTTCTTCCTCTCCCTGGACTTCCAGCAGGTCGAGGAGGGGGTCCGCGACGGGGTGCCCCAACAGCACGCCTGGCTGGCGGCGTTCGGGCTGACCTTGTCCCTGGTGTGGATCTACCTCGAACTGCTGCGCCTGGTCGCGCTGCTGCGCGACTGA
- a CDS encoding DUF4287 domain-containing protein encodes MYPTHFSDETHRNLLDRIPHCTGREVSEWLHDLAEGPSLLRFDERVSWLRAEHSLSYGHAKALVHEFDLRRARRNLV; translated from the coding sequence ATGTACCCGACGCACTTCTCCGACGAAACCCACCGGAACCTGCTCGACCGAATCCCGCACTGCACCGGCCGCGAGGTCAGCGAGTGGCTGCACGACCTCGCCGAGGGCCCCTCCCTCCTCCGCTTCGACGAACGGGTGAGCTGGCTGCGCGCCGAGCACTCCCTCTCCTACGGCCACGCGAAGGCCCTCGTCCACGAGTTCGACCTGCGGCGGGCCCGGCGCAACCTCGTCTAG
- a CDS encoding acetyl-CoA C-acetyltransferase, which produces MPEAVIVSAARSPIGRAVKGSLKELRPDDLAATIIRTALEKVPQLDPRDIEDLMLGCGLPGGEQGFNMARIVAVRLGMDHLPGCTVTRYCSSSLQTTRMALHAIRAGEGDVFVSAGVEMVSRFAKGSSDSLPDTMNPLFDEARARTQKRAEEGTGPASADQGGGWHDPREDGAVPDAYIAMGQTAENLASLKGISRQEQDEFGVRSQNLAEQALANGFWEREITPVTLPDGSVVATDDGPRAGVTMEGVAGLKPVFRPDGTVTAGNCCPLNDGAAALVVMSDTKARELGVTPLARVVSTGVSALSPEIMGYGPVEASRQALRRAGMSIGDIDLVEINEAFAAQVIPSYRDLGVDLDRLNVNGGAIAVGHPFGMTGARITGTLLNSLQFHDKQFGLETMCVGGGQGMAMVLERLS; this is translated from the coding sequence ATGCCCGAAGCCGTCATCGTCTCAGCCGCCCGTTCGCCCATCGGGCGTGCCGTCAAGGGCTCGCTCAAGGAACTGCGCCCGGACGACCTGGCCGCCACCATCATCCGGACCGCGCTGGAGAAGGTGCCCCAGCTCGACCCGCGCGACATCGAGGACCTGATGCTCGGCTGCGGCCTGCCCGGCGGCGAGCAGGGCTTCAACATGGCCCGCATCGTGGCGGTGCGCCTGGGCATGGACCACCTGCCGGGCTGCACGGTCACCCGTTACTGCTCCTCCTCGCTCCAGACCACGCGGATGGCGCTGCACGCCATCCGGGCCGGTGAGGGCGACGTGTTCGTGTCGGCGGGCGTGGAGATGGTCTCGCGGTTCGCCAAGGGCAGTTCCGACAGCCTGCCGGACACGATGAACCCGCTCTTCGACGAGGCGCGGGCGCGGACCCAGAAGCGCGCCGAGGAGGGCACGGGACCGGCCTCGGCGGACCAGGGGGGAGGGTGGCACGACCCGCGGGAGGACGGCGCGGTCCCGGACGCGTACATCGCGATGGGGCAGACCGCCGAGAACCTCGCGTCGCTGAAGGGCATCAGCCGCCAGGAGCAGGACGAGTTCGGGGTGCGCTCGCAGAACCTCGCCGAGCAGGCCCTCGCGAACGGGTTCTGGGAGCGCGAGATCACCCCTGTGACGCTCCCGGACGGCAGCGTGGTCGCCACGGACGACGGGCCCCGTGCGGGGGTCACCATGGAGGGCGTGGCGGGCCTGAAGCCCGTCTTCCGCCCCGACGGCACCGTCACCGCCGGGAACTGCTGCCCGCTCAACGACGGCGCCGCCGCCCTGGTCGTCATGTCCGACACCAAGGCGCGCGAACTGGGCGTCACCCCGCTGGCCCGGGTGGTCTCCACCGGCGTCTCCGCGCTGTCCCCGGAGATCATGGGGTACGGCCCGGTGGAGGCGTCCAGGCAGGCGCTGCGGCGGGCGGGCATGTCCATCGGCGACATCGACCTGGTGGAGATCAACGAGGCGTTCGCCGCGCAGGTCATCCCCTCCTACCGGGACCTGGGCGTCGACCTCGACCGGTTGAACGTGAACGGCGGCGCGATCGCGGTCGGCCACCCCTTCGGCATGACCGGCGCCCGCATCACCGGCACGCTGCTCAACAGCCTCCAGTTCCACGACAAGCAGTTCGGGCTGGAGACGATGTGCGTCGGCGGCGGCCAGGGCATGGCGATGGTGCTCGAGCGCCTGAGCTGA
- a CDS encoding Ppx/GppA phosphatase family protein: MTVRVAAVDCGTNSIRLLVADVDPATGSLADLDRRMRIVRLGQGVDRTGRLAPEALERTFAACREYAEVIAGHGVPPERVRFVATSASRDAENRDAFVAGVVSILGVRPEVISGDQEAEFSFTGATRELAGAEGMDAPYLVVDIGGGSTEFVLGDREVTAARSVDLGCVRMTERHLTVDGAVVDPPTSERVAAITADIDAALDQAAAAVPLERARTLVGLAGSVTSVSAIAQDLPAYDPARIHHSRVGLEQVREVTARLLAATHAERAAIPSLHEGRVDVIASGALILLRIMERTAAKEVVVSEHDILDGIAFAAAG, from the coding sequence GTGACCGTACGCGTGGCCGCGGTGGACTGCGGCACGAACTCGATCAGGCTGCTGGTCGCCGACGTCGATCCGGCCACGGGGAGCCTGGCCGACCTGGACCGGCGGATGCGGATCGTCCGGCTCGGGCAGGGCGTGGACCGCACCGGCCGGCTCGCCCCGGAGGCGCTGGAGCGCACCTTCGCCGCCTGCCGGGAGTACGCCGAGGTGATCGCCGGGCACGGGGTGCCGCCGGAGCGGGTCCGGTTCGTGGCCACGTCCGCGTCGCGGGACGCGGAGAACCGCGACGCGTTCGTGGCCGGGGTCGTCTCGATCCTCGGGGTGCGCCCCGAGGTGATCTCGGGGGATCAGGAGGCGGAGTTCTCCTTCACCGGCGCCACCCGCGAACTGGCCGGCGCCGAGGGGATGGACGCGCCCTACCTGGTGGTGGACATCGGGGGCGGCTCCACCGAGTTCGTGCTCGGCGACCGCGAGGTGACCGCCGCCCGGTCGGTGGACCTGGGCTGCGTGCGGATGACCGAGCGGCACCTGACGGTGGACGGCGCCGTGGTGGACCCGCCGACCTCCGAGCGGGTCGCGGCGATCACCGCCGACATCGACGCCGCGCTCGACCAGGCGGCCGCCGCCGTGCCGCTGGAGCGGGCCCGCACCCTGGTGGGCCTGGCCGGCTCGGTGACCTCGGTGTCCGCGATCGCCCAGGACCTGCCGGCCTACGACCCGGCCCGGATCCACCACTCCCGGGTCGGCCTGGAGCAGGTCCGCGAGGTCACCGCCCGGCTGCTGGCCGCCACCCACGCCGAGCGCGCCGCGATCCCGTCGCTGCACGAGGGCCGGGTCGACGTGATCGCCTCCGGCGCGCTGATCCTGCTGCGGATCATGGAGCGCACCGCGGCGAAGGAGGTCGTGGTCAGCGAGCACGACATCCTCGACGGCATCGCCTTCGCCGCCGCGGGTTGA